Part of the Bacteriovorax sp. Seq25_V genome, TCGCTTGTTTCGGCTTCACCTTTTTCTGCTGCTTCGGCCTCTGCAATAGCTCTTGCCATTTCATCTTCACCAAAATCATCGAGTTCTGAAGCGTCTTTAACTCCTGCACTGTCATCCTGGTGAAGAGAAGAGATGCTTCCTTTGGACTTGTATTCTTTCATCAAGTCTTCTAGTGGTGGGCGTTCTTGACCTTCTGATATACGTTCCTTAATAACGGCTTCAAGCTCGTCTCTAAGGGTCCATATTCGAAGTGAGATTTTTTTTATCAGAACTGGGTCTGAACTATTTCCGTATATCATTCTAACATTTTCTCACAAATACCTTCAAATGGGGCTTTGGAAAATATTACCTATGACGCTTTGTCTAAATGAAAGTTAGACTTAATTATAATCTTACATGAATGTCTATCTTTTTTATTTTCCATACTAAAGAGAGAAGTATCACATCACACAATGATTAGGAGGATCTATGATGTTAAGAAAAGCTCTGGGACTTGGTCTCGCTGTAGCAAGTACAATGGCAGTAGCAGGAAGTGCTGAACATGTACCAGGTGAGTTAATTGTAAAGTTAAAATCAAATGCTAACAAAAGTGCTTTCAATGCACTGGCATCAAATGGAGTGAATGTTCAAAGAACAATCGAGACATCTGGTGGAGAGTTATTCGTTGTAAAGTTTGATGAGTCTCAAAAAGGTGGAATTGAGTCAGTTCAAAATATGGTACAAGCAATGGAAGAAGTTGAGTATGCAGAGCCAAACTTCATTTATAGAATCGTTAAGCCAATCAAAGAAAAAGATCTAATTTCTGAAATTTTAGATATCGAGCCACAAGGTGTTTATTATACGCCAGCTGATCCAAAGTTTTCTCAACTATGGGGTCTTAATAACACAGGTTCAAATGCTCCGGCAGGTGACCGTGGTGTAGCAGGTGCTGACGTTGGTGCAATGAAGGCATGGGAAATTACTCAAGGTTCTAGAGCTGTAAGAGTTGCAGTTATTGATACGGGTATTGATTATAATCACCCAGACTTAGCTGACCAAATGTGGACAAACGAAGCGGAGTTAAATGGTCAACCAGGTGTTGATGATGATGGCAACGGATATATCGATGATATTCACGGTTATGACTTTGCAAATAATGATGGAGACCCAAAAGATGGTCACTCTCACGGTACACACTGTGCGGGAACAATCGGAGCATCTCATAACGCAATTGGTGTTGCTGGTGTAATGAGTGAAGTTGAATTTGTTGCTGTTAAATTCTTAACTGATGCTGGTTCAGGGACAACTGAAGGCGCGATTAAGTCTATTGATTACGCAACAAAAATGGGTGTTGATATTATGTCAAACTCTTGGGGTGGAGGCGGAAGGTCTGAAGCTCTTAAGGAAGCAATCGAAAGAGCAAACGCTGCAGGTATCGTATTTACTGCTGCTGCAGGTAACTCTTCAACTGATAATGATGCAAGACCACACTACCCATCAAACTATGAAGTTGATAACGTAATTTCTGTTGCGGCAACAACTGCAGCTGATGAGCTAGCTTCATTTTCTTGTTTTGGTAGAAGAACAGTTCATATTGGAGCTCCAGGACACAAGATCCTTTCTACTGTAAAAAATGGTGGATATGAGTCTTACTCAGGAACTTCAATGGCCACTCCACACGTAACAGGTGTTGTTGGTCTTTTAATTGCTAATGAAGGTAGATTAAATCCACTAGAAGTTAGGGAGAGAGTAATGAGAACATCTGATCCAGTTGCAGCTCTTAGAGGTAAAACAATCAACGGTGGTAGAATTAACGCTTTCAATCTTCTTACGAATACAATTCCAGACAGACAAGAACCAGATCCATCAAAATGGGAATCAGTATCTGTAGACGTTTGGGAAACTAGTCACCCATATGCAGACAATGCAAACGAAGTTAGAACTTTCAAGGTAGAGGGTGCAAAATTCATCAGATTAAACGTATCTAAATTTGAACTTGAAGATAGATATGATTACCTAGAAGTAAGAGACGCTCAAGGTAACCTTGTTGAAAAAATTAGTGGAAAAGGTGAAAACCACGAAGGTTTCTATGCAGCAGGTGATTCAATCACTGTTACATTTATTTCTGACAGATCAGTTAATAAGTGGGGATTTGAGATCTCTGATGTTAGCGTTCAGTACTAATTACAAAGACATGCTTAAATAGGAAAAGCCCACTTTATAGTGGGCTTTTTTTATATCTTAATTTCTTTTTAAACTTGAGTTTAAATTAGTTCCAAAGGTGCTTATATTTTCTTAAGAACTTTGAAAGAGATCCAACTTTATCAAGTGTTCTAATTGCACTTGTAGAAAGTCTTAGCTTAATTGTTTGTCCAGTTTCTGGATCAAAAACTCTCTTCGTTTGAAGATTTGGTTTTTGAGTCATTTTAGTTTTATTGTTTGCGTGAGAAACTTTATTCCCAACAAGTCTTCTTTTTCCAGTCAAGTCACATACACGGCTCATAACTACTTCCTTATATTAATCAATTTATTAGATTTTTTATCTATATAGGTTGAAGAATATATACAATTGTTAGCAAAAGGGCAAGAGATTTCTTCAATCTTCTGAATTCAGATAGTTACCTTAAATTTCAATAATTTGCATTCTTTTTTTGACAGTATTTTAAAATCAATGCTCTAATAACCAAACTTTTTAGTCAGACAAAATAACTATTTTAAAGGAAGAGCATGAAATTTCTTTTTTCTTTGTTTATCTCATTAAATATTTTTGCCGCAGTCGATCCTGCAGAGCTACTACTTTCTTCGTTTAGGTCACAATGCCCAAACGTTGTCTCGTTTTCTTCTTCAGCTACTTTATTACTGAATAATTATAAGAGTGTGTTACTTGAGCTCAAAGAGAGAGAGAAGTGTTATGGTTCAACAACTTCACTAACGAGTTTGGCTAATTTTGAAAAATCATATACACAGTTTGAATTGTATCGTCAGGCAAAGCTTGAGAAACAAACAAAAGAAAGACTAGTTGCGGATTATACTTTTTATTTAGCTCAGAACCAAATTAACCTGAGTGCTGAAGATATTGCTTTCTTGAAGGAAGAAATTTTCTCTAACCAGGCCGCAATTGTTGCAATGGATTCTGAAATCGTACGTTTTGAGTCAATGGGCCAGGGCTTTGAACAAGGAAGCCAGGCATTTTTAAATTCTTTTAATGAACTTCTCTCGTCTGTTGACGGTTCTAACCAGTGTTTATCTAAGACAGATAGCCTTTATGGAACACTACTTGGAAATGGTTTATCAATCGCGAGTCTTTTTACTTCTCCGGCAAGTTCATTATATCTATCGATGTCAGGCTCTGTTGTAAAATCTGTTTCTAACTATATTAATGATGCAAAATATACCTCTCTTCTAAATGAAGCAGATAGTATTCTTTGGCCAGAGGCTATTCGTTGTGTTTCTGAAGCAATGACTAAAAATTATTGTGGTGCCCTTCAAACACAGAATCTATTCAATGATTATGTTTCAGATGAAAATGATGAAGACAGAGTTATTTTTGAAGGTGTGGATCTTTTAAACTACTATATTAAAGGTCTTGATGAATGGCTTATTCAAGTTTTTGCGGGGTCTCCAATCACTTCGCAAGGCGATCTTACAGACAGGGAAAAGCCGATTCTCCAAGCAGAGCTTCTTGGTCGTATAGTTCGTTATATGCAAGGATATAAGACAATTAAGGATGGTGAGCTAGATACCCTTAATGAGCCAAATTTAACATCAAACGCTGTCTATGGATCAATTGTTGGTCTTTCATATATAATGAAGAACCCATCGACTTTAAATCCAACAACCTCTGAAGGTGGTTGTTATTCATCAGATTGTCACAGTGATGTACAAAATCCAATTTTTACAGCTCGAACGCAGACCGATTTACTTTTCCAGCTTTATGGATTTAATGAAATTCCAAGTGAATGTACAGTTGATGGTGTGCAAACAGCATGTCCAAGTCTTAAAACTTATCTGGATCAGAAGGGAATAAAACTTAATCGTCAAAATTGGCAAACAGCATATGCTAATGCTCAAACAATTGTTGCTGCAACACTTGATCAGGTAAATGTTCTTAGAGCAAGAACTGTATCATTTGATCCTGTTGGTTTATTTGTTTTGGCCAATAGAAACTTCAGCAATAAGCCAAACGCGCTTCAAGGTCTTGACGCTATTTATGATAATGGGCAAAGGGTTATTTCATATCTTAAAGAAATTGCGTGTGAGGATGAACCAGAGTTTTGTGAGGATAACGCTCCGACATGGATGAATTCATACTCTCTTCAGATTGAAGATGTTCAAGAGACAATCAAACTCACTGAAATGGTGATCGGATTGGTTAAAGAGGCTTCAAATCCAAGACCGATTTCTTCAGTGGATCTTCCTGAGAAATGTAATAAATCCCGTGATCAGGATATTTTTATTGTTATTGATTCAGCAAGAAAAGAGAAGGCCTTCGTTTTATCGACTTGTATCACTGATATCCTAGAGCTTGCAGAACGTGGCAATGACATTTATTTCTCAAAAATTCGCAGCATGGTTTCAATGGAACTCGAGGCGAAGCTTAAAAGAGGAGAACTTTCTTCTCGAGTAGAAGATGTTCTGCGGGCGACTCGTGATGACCTGATTGAAAGATTAACCACAGGTCTTTCGCAGTCTTCAAATGTTTCGATTGGACAGGTTTTAACTGGTCTTGATTCAAGTAAAGATATTACAAGAAAGACGATGAGCTCACTTCGTGATGTTTTTGAAAAACAAATTATTAAGTCAGTTAATGATAAGAATAATTCTAGCCGTGTAAAAACTGAACTTTGTTTTAGAGTTCTTCCACTTGTTGATAGATCAAAGGAGTCGAATAAATTTCTTCATGAAATCTATGACACATGTAAGTCAGAAGTCCTGACAGAAGTGAAGGGAACAAATAAACTCGTTTGGTCTGATTTTGTAAAGAGAGGGAAGAAATTCTTAAAAGCTTATGAGTATAAGCTTACTAAATCACAAGATGAGATGATTTGTGCTTTAGATTACTTCTTTATTGAAAATAAGTTATCTCGAGAAAGAAAGAAGCAGCAACGTCGCCATAGAAAAGAGTTAATTGAAAATGCAAAAATCTATTAGAAATATTGCACTTCTTATTCTTCTCGTCGCGGTAGGGTATTCATTTTATGCTTACTTTCACCGCGAGGTTCGGCCAAACTCACTTCGAAAGTTTTATAAGCAACAAGATGTTAGCAAGATTATAAAAGTTGAAGTTAATACTGGTGTTGAAGAAAAAAAGACCGATGAAGTGCAGAGGGCCCAGATCAATAATGATAAAGGAATGACTGAAGAAAAGGTTGCGGATATTTTAAAGGGGTCATTTGAGTCTTTGAAAAATGCAGATCGTGAATGTAAGAACACTACGGAAAAACTTTTAAAAGATCAGGACATAATTGATCCACGAGCGGGTCTTTTTAAATCGAACGAAGAAGTTATTTCGGTGCTGTCTGATGTATTAGGCAAAATTACTGGTAGGGCCTCTGTTTCGAGTGTTATGGCCATGATGATTGATGTTTATTCTGAAGTTGATTCAATTTCTACTGAAACATTTTTTAATAACCTTAATGGACTGATGATTTGTCGTAAGAATAGACTTCCAATTTTTTTAGATACTGTTGTTGAAGCTTTTGATGAAAAGAGATTTAATGAATCTGAAGTTGAAATTATTAGATCGACTTTAATTAAAACAAGTGAGCTTGCTTTGCAAACTGATCGCCTCAGCGACAATTTATTATATAGCTTGAATCTTATTCGCGTAGCAGCTTCATTATCAAAAGATTCGAAACTTAGGGATGCGTTGTTGTCTGAACTTGATGGTGTTTATGGGAGAATAGCACAGTTTGAAGATAATTTTTATGACTTTGGAAATGATAAGAGTATTCGAAACCCAGTCAGCAAGCTTGATGAGTACACTAAAGAGCTAGACTATATTGCTGAAGAGGTAAGCGGAATTACGAAAAAGTACTTTCCTGAATATCAAAATTAAACTCAATCTTCCATACACAGATATGTTGTTTTATCAATAGATCCTTGTTTA contains:
- the rpmB gene encoding 50S ribosomal protein L28; protein product: MSRVCDLTGKRRLVGNKVSHANNKTKMTQKPNLQTKRVFDPETGQTIKLRLSTSAIRTLDKVGSLSKFLRKYKHLWN
- a CDS encoding S8 family serine peptidase, which codes for MMLRKALGLGLAVASTMAVAGSAEHVPGELIVKLKSNANKSAFNALASNGVNVQRTIETSGGELFVVKFDESQKGGIESVQNMVQAMEEVEYAEPNFIYRIVKPIKEKDLISEILDIEPQGVYYTPADPKFSQLWGLNNTGSNAPAGDRGVAGADVGAMKAWEITQGSRAVRVAVIDTGIDYNHPDLADQMWTNEAELNGQPGVDDDGNGYIDDIHGYDFANNDGDPKDGHSHGTHCAGTIGASHNAIGVAGVMSEVEFVAVKFLTDAGSGTTEGAIKSIDYATKMGVDIMSNSWGGGGRSEALKEAIERANAAGIVFTAAAGNSSTDNDARPHYPSNYEVDNVISVAATTAADELASFSCFGRRTVHIGAPGHKILSTVKNGGYESYSGTSMATPHVTGVVGLLIANEGRLNPLEVRERVMRTSDPVAALRGKTINGGRINAFNLLTNTIPDRQEPDPSKWESVSVDVWETSHPYADNANEVRTFKVEGAKFIRLNVSKFELEDRYDYLEVRDAQGNLVEKISGKGENHEGFYAAGDSITVTFISDRSVNKWGFEISDVSVQY